One segment of Oncorhynchus kisutch isolate 150728-3 unplaced genomic scaffold, Okis_V2 scaffold861, whole genome shotgun sequence DNA contains the following:
- the LOC116362668 gene encoding fibrillin-1-like, with the protein MCRGRLVRLAVGLVAVLSLWTEPGGAEAEQAGGTGGEARLTEGELVSLPLLTVDSEPAMQTPSQPRASRAKRRGGGTDVLKGPNVCGSRFNSYCCPGWKTLTGGNQCIVPICRSSCGDGFCSRPNMCTCPTGSISPSCGSMSGTVRPTPEQNNKLE; encoded by the exons ATGTGTCgggggcggctggtgaggctggcgGTGGGTCTGGTGGCGGTCCTTTCGCTGTGGACGGAGCCTGGCGGGGCTGAGGCTGAGCAGGCTGGGGGAACCGGAGGAGAAGCTAGACTTACCGAAGGCGAGCTGGTGTCTTTGCCGTTATTAACTGTAGACAGCGAGCCGGCCATGCAGACTCCGTCCCAACCCAGAGCCAGCCGGGCCAagcggaggggaggagggacagacGTCCTCAAAGG GCCCAATGTGTGTGGCTCTCGTTTCAACTCCTACTGCTGTCCAGGATGGAAGACTCTGACTGGGGGCAACCAGTGCATCGTCc CTATCTGTCGGAGCTCGTGTGGAGACGGGTTCTGCTCCAGACCCAACATGTGTACCTGTCCTACCGgatccatctctccttcttgtGGATCCATGTCAGGTACTGTCAGACCAACACCAGAGCAGAACAATAAGCTAGAATGA